The proteins below come from a single Bacteroidota bacterium genomic window:
- a CDS encoding SRPBCC family protein produces MLKKLGLFFAILIAVLMIVPLFLPSDYSVMRSKDFVQSDSLIYSLVGDFNEFVKWSPWQERDPGATVTITGVPFTVGYKYEWKGDPDLSGSGYMEVTSIDPGKKITMNLVFNEPMQSTALNVWEFEKTPDGSRMFWTTSGELDYFGRYFGLMMDGMLGADFEHGLSNLKKYAETK; encoded by the coding sequence ATGCTGAAAAAACTCGGGCTTTTCTTTGCAATCCTGATTGCTGTTTTGATGATTGTCCCACTTTTCCTTCCATCGGATTACTCGGTCATGAGATCGAAGGATTTTGTGCAATCTGACTCGCTGATTTATTCGCTGGTCGGTGATTTTAATGAATTTGTGAAATGGAGTCCATGGCAGGAACGCGATCCCGGTGCCACGGTTACCATCACCGGCGTTCCCTTCACAGTCGGATATAAGTATGAATGGAAAGGTGACCCCGATCTGAGCGGGTCGGGTTATATGGAAGTGACTTCCATTGATCCCGGGAAGAAAATCACCATGAATCTGGTTTTCAATGAACCCATGCAGTCCACTGCACTGAATGTCTGGGAATTCGAAAAGACTCCCGATGGCAGCCGCATGTTCTGGACGACATCCGGAGAACTTGATTACTTTGGCCGTTATTTCGGGCTGATGATGGACGGGATGCTGGGCGCTGATTTTGAACATGGGCTTTCTA